From Streptomyces asiaticus, one genomic window encodes:
- a CDS encoding AI-2E family transporter, producing the protein MSKLPQWIGRLGTGLTRLAHRLESQQAEMRGREGDGDTGPRMPPGPGPGPERGAEPRPGPGPGPSEERARATESAEGRKSPEGPESPASPETPTPEGAETPEGAAGEGETARPEQPASVPAPPAYAPAVSARPDPVAAVPWGVRVAAEAAWRLLVLGGTVWVLMRVISSVQLVVLSFTVAILITALLEPTVTRLRRRGVPRGLATALTFIAGFVVMGLVVWFVVWQVMENVDEVSGEVQAGIDDLRRWLLHSPFHVTEKQINHVAKSLREAVGANTEQITSAGLEGVTVVVEVLTGILLTMFSTLFLLYDGPKIWNWTLKLVPARAREGVAGAGPRAWSTLTAYVRGTVIVALIDAIFIGVGLFFLDVPMAVPLAVFIFLFAFIPLVGAVVSGALAVVVALVTQGVFTGAMVLIVVLAVQQLEGHVLQPFILGRAVRVHPLAVVLSVAAGSLIGGIGGAVVAVPLVAVANTVVVYLRGYSQENALRAVPGPHGATASGTAPTLPPGAPPGEGGA; encoded by the coding sequence ATGTCCAAATTGCCGCAGTGGATCGGCAGGCTGGGAACCGGACTTACCCGGCTCGCCCACCGGCTCGAATCCCAACAGGCCGAGATGAGGGGGCGCGAGGGCGACGGCGACACCGGCCCGCGGATGCCACCGGGGCCCGGACCGGGGCCCGAACGGGGAGCTGAACCGAGGCCTGGACCGGGGCCCGGACCATCCGAAGAGCGCGCGCGGGCCACCGAAAGCGCCGAGGGCCGGAAGAGCCCGGAAGGCCCCGAGAGCCCGGCGAGCCCCGAGACCCCGACCCCCGAGGGCGCCGAGACCCCCGAGGGCGCCGCCGGGGAGGGCGAGACCGCCCGGCCGGAGCAGCCGGCCAGCGTGCCCGCCCCGCCCGCCTACGCCCCAGCCGTCTCCGCCAGACCCGACCCGGTGGCCGCCGTGCCCTGGGGTGTCCGCGTGGCCGCCGAGGCGGCCTGGCGGCTGCTGGTGCTCGGCGGCACGGTGTGGGTGCTCATGCGCGTCATCAGCTCCGTCCAGCTGGTGGTGCTGTCCTTCACCGTCGCGATCCTCATCACCGCGCTGCTGGAGCCCACCGTCACCCGGCTGCGCCGACGCGGTGTGCCGCGCGGGCTGGCCACCGCGCTCACCTTCATCGCCGGATTCGTCGTCATGGGCCTGGTCGTGTGGTTCGTGGTCTGGCAGGTCATGGAGAACGTCGACGAGGTCTCGGGCGAGGTCCAGGCCGGTATCGACGATCTGCGCCGCTGGCTGCTGCACAGCCCGTTCCATGTGACCGAGAAGCAGATCAACCATGTGGCCAAGAGCCTGCGCGAGGCGGTCGGCGCCAACACCGAGCAGATCACCTCGGCGGGGCTGGAGGGCGTCACGGTCGTCGTCGAGGTGCTGACGGGCATCCTGCTGACGATGTTCTCCACGCTGTTCCTGCTGTACGACGGCCCGAAGATCTGGAACTGGACGCTCAAGCTGGTCCCCGCCCGGGCCCGCGAGGGCGTGGCGGGCGCGGGCCCGCGCGCCTGGTCGACGCTGACCGCGTATGTGCGCGGCACGGTGATCGTGGCGCTGATCGACGCGATCTTCATCGGCGTGGGGCTGTTCTTCCTCGATGTGCCGATGGCCGTGCCACTGGCCGTCTTCATCTTCCTCTTCGCCTTCATCCCGCTGGTCGGTGCGGTGGTCTCCGGCGCGCTCGCGGTGGTCGTGGCGCTGGTCACCCAGGGCGTGTTCACGGGGGCGATGGTGCTGATCGTGGTGCTGGCCGTCCAGCAGCTCGAGGGCCATGTACTCCAGCCGTTCATCCTCGGCCGGGCGGTGCGGGTCCATCCGCTGGCCGTGGTGCTCTCGGTCGCGGCCGGTTCGCTGATCGGCGGCATCGGCGGCGCGGTGGTGGCCGTTCCGCTGGTGGCGGTCGCCAATACGGTGGTCGTCTACTTGCGCGGCTACAGCCAGGAGAACGCCCTGCGCGCCGTCCCGGGCCCGCACGGCGCCACCGCCTCCGGTACGGCGCCCACCTTGCCGCCGGGCGCGCCGCCCGGGGAGGGCGGGGCCTGA
- a CDS encoding alkyl hydroperoxide reductase — translation MALDELKSALPDYAKDLKLNLGSVIGNSDLPQQQLWGTVLACAIASRSARVLTELEPEAKANLSPEAYTAAKSAAAIMAMNNVYYRTRHLLSDPEYGNLRAGLRMNVIGNPGVEKVDFELWSLAVSAINGCGMCLDSHEQVLRKAGVDRETIQEAFKIASVLQAVGATLDAEGVLAAGG, via the coding sequence ATGGCACTCGATGAGCTGAAGTCCGCGCTGCCGGACTACGCCAAGGACCTCAAGCTGAACCTCGGTTCGGTGATCGGCAACTCGGACCTTCCCCAGCAGCAGCTGTGGGGCACCGTGCTGGCCTGCGCGATCGCCTCGCGTTCGGCGCGTGTGCTGACCGAGCTGGAGCCGGAGGCCAAGGCCAACCTCTCGCCGGAGGCGTACACCGCCGCCAAGTCGGCGGCCGCCATCATGGCGATGAACAACGTCTACTACCGGACCCGGCATCTGCTGTCCGACCCGGAGTACGGCAACCTGCGCGCGGGGCTGCGGATGAACGTCATCGGCAACCCGGGCGTGGAGAAGGTCGACTTCGAGCTGTGGTCGCTGGCCGTGTCCGCTATCAACGGCTGCGGAATGTGCCTCGACTCACATGAGCAGGTGCTCCGCAAGGCGGGCGTGGACCGCGAGACGATCCAGGAAGCCTTCAAGATCGCCTCGGTGCTTCAGGCGGTCGGCGCCACCCTGGACGCCGAGGGCGTCCTGGCCGCGGGCGGCTGA